One region of Dysidea avara chromosome 1, odDysAvar1.4, whole genome shotgun sequence genomic DNA includes:
- the LOC136249776 gene encoding caspase-3-like, whose amino-acid sequence MASTMADHRFINLWANSQPNSRIGVSFIVSNDYSAQQAHQRGLKVLDGTHRDAEKMSEAFNKLGYEVVSRRDLTLPDLIDFVNKAAARPYDPSYKRLVFVFSGHGNCNGEIYSQEGNVLKVEEIISQFKPDKHPHFGRMARLFFFDACRGDTVDHGVELTTRSVSRGGGFLSPDRVPTHGNILVAYSTLPFHESYELYSGGVWMGLLSEAIQSQNDDITVVLTDVSSKLTQMCTADPRFQNPQKFQTPQCINQLVERVNFLAESSQIGRSIIQPPRKAASKPTHTPPGFPPTHKSQSSLQKTPVSKLHEYCQQNELKVPEYKESPTRYGFRYTVTVKGKSYTGVVKPRKQEAKQSAAEVANKQVASSVCGRGSTAISVSYVKVLKERYFDKNQIKFKKEYFVTTVTKAGSYQCTLTIPGVSTISGEIAPSKSAAENNAAKSAMKFLKLL is encoded by the exons ATGGCCTCGACAATGGCAGATCATAgatttataaatctatgggcAAACAGCCAACCGAATAGTCGGATTGGAGTTTCGTTTATTGTTTCTAACGATTATTCAGCCCAGCAAGCTCACCAACGTGGTCTGAAGGTATTGGATGGAACTCACAGGGATGCTGAGAAAATGTCAGAAGCATTTAACAAACTGGGATATGAAGTTGTTTCTCGTAGAGACCTGACTTTGCCAGATCTAATCGACTTTGTTAATAAAGCTGCCGCTCGGCCATATGATCCTTCTTATAAACGTTTAGTGTTTGTTTTCTCTGGACATGGTAATTGCAACGGAGAAATATACAGTCAAGAAGGGAACGTGCTAAAGGTAGAAGAGATAATCAGTCAATTTAAACCAGACAAGCATCCACACTTTGGAAGAATGGCTCGACTGTTTTTCTTTGATGCATGCAGAGGTGACACAGTTGATCACGGTGTGGAATTAACTACAAGAAGTGTCTCACGAGGTGGAGGTTTCTTAAGCCCTGACAGAGTTCCTACACATGGTAACATTTTAGTTGCCTATTCAACTCTGCCATTTCATGAGTCGTATGAACTTTATTCTGGTGGTGTTTGGATGGGTCTGTTATCTGAAGCAATCCAATCTCAGAACGATGACATTACAGTTGTTTTAACAGATGTTAGCAGCAAGTTGACACAGATGTGTACGGCAGATCCACGGTTCCAGAATCCTCAAAAATTTCAGACTCCACAGTGCATCAACCAGCTGGTAGAACGTGTTAACTTCTTAGCAGAATCATCCCAAATTG GGAGGTCAATTATTCAACCCCCTCGTAAAGCAGCATCAAAGCCAACACACACTCCTCCAGGATTTCCACCTACACACAAGAGTCAGTCATCACTACAGAAAACTCCAGTTAGTAAGCTACATGAATACTGTCAACAGAATGAGCTAAAGGTTCCTGAGTATAAAGAATCACCAACACGGTATGGATTTCGTTATACAGTCACTGTTAAAGGCAAATCATACACTGGAGTTGTGAAGCCTAGGAAACAAGAAGCTAAACAGAGTGCTGCAGAAGTAGCTAATAAGCAAGTTGCCTCAA GTGTATGTGGTCGTGGATCAACTGCGATCTCAGTTTCATATGTGAAAGTTCTAAAGGAAAGGTATTTTGACAAGAATCAGATTAAGTTCAAGAAAGAGTATTTTGTCACAACTGTAACAAAAGCTGGGAGTTATCAGTGCACCCTTACTATCCCTGGTGTGTCTACTATTTCTGGAGAAATAGCACCCAGCAAGTCAGCTGCTGAGAACAATGCTGCAAAGTCTGCCATGAAATTCTTGAAGCTTCTATAG
- the LOC136249783 gene encoding uncharacterized protein, translated as MTQREPVTVRIVHSNCGPGSSLPHFDSMKAYILSAVPDAVIIADNDDGRCNNFDFEIFVNEVLIYSRQDTGVYPGENRILRMVKIANMGIRPFRVDRIWGLCCMMGVLCCCYYCLCQS; from the exons ATGACTCAGCGAGAACCAGTCACTGTTCGTATCGTCCACAGCAATTGTGGACCAGGTTCATCTCTGCCTCACTTCGACTCGATGAAGGCTTATATCTTGTCAGCAGTTCCTGATGCAGTAATCATCGCTGACAATGATGATGGCAGATGTA ACAAttttgattttgaaatatttgtcAATGAAGTGCTAATCTATTCCAGACAGGATACTGGAGTTTATCCTGGTGAAAATAGA ATCTTGCGGATGGTAAAGATAGCGAATATGGGAATAAGACCATTCAGAGTTGACAGAATCTGGGGCCTGTGCTGTATGATGGGTGTACTGTGTTGTTGTTACTACTGCTTGTGCCAATCCTAA